From Streptomyces asiaticus, one genomic window encodes:
- a CDS encoding PD-(D/E)XK nuclease-like domain-containing protein, with amino-acid sequence MTTIAEPAVEAPALGLHTDLTNEAYHADKTSLSSSGARKLLPPSCPAKFRYEQDHPQPASKTFDYGNAAHKLVLGNGPDLEVVPGARWDTGKAKAHIAEIRERGGIPLKKHEMQMVKDMAAAIRRHPLAAALLDPAYGAPEQSGFWIDDASGIRCRVRFDWLPSHQGGRLIIPDYKTTTDASNDAMQKDIEKYGYNQQADWYETGARALGLGDQNAELLLIAQEKKPPYLVNVIGITLGSRVIAGAKNRHAIETFAKCTATGYWPGYADDEPNYLELPGYAEARDKELYLS; translated from the coding sequence ATGACCACCATCGCCGAACCGGCCGTCGAGGCGCCCGCCCTCGGCCTGCACACCGACCTGACCAACGAGGCGTACCACGCGGACAAGACCTCGCTGTCCTCCTCCGGCGCCCGCAAGCTGCTGCCCCCGTCCTGCCCGGCCAAGTTCCGCTACGAGCAGGACCACCCGCAGCCGGCCAGCAAGACCTTCGACTACGGCAACGCCGCCCACAAGCTCGTCCTCGGCAACGGCCCCGACCTCGAAGTCGTGCCCGGCGCCCGCTGGGACACGGGCAAAGCCAAAGCGCACATCGCCGAGATCCGCGAGCGCGGAGGCATCCCGCTCAAAAAGCACGAGATGCAGATGGTCAAGGACATGGCCGCAGCCATCCGCCGCCACCCACTCGCCGCCGCCCTCCTCGACCCCGCCTACGGAGCCCCCGAACAGTCCGGGTTCTGGATCGACGACGCCTCCGGCATCCGCTGCCGCGTCCGCTTCGACTGGCTGCCCTCCCACCAAGGAGGCCGCCTGATCATTCCCGACTACAAGACGACCACCGACGCCAGCAACGACGCGATGCAGAAAGACATCGAGAAGTACGGCTACAACCAGCAAGCCGACTGGTACGAGACCGGCGCCCGCGCCCTCGGACTCGGCGACCAGAACGCCGAACTCCTCCTGATCGCACAGGAGAAGAAGCCCCCCTACCTGGTCAACGTCATCGGCATCACCCTCGGCTCCCGCGTCATCGCCGGCGCCAAGAACCGGCACGCCATCGAGACCTTCGCCAAATGCACGGCCACCGGCTACTGGCCCGGCTACGCCGACGACGAACCCAACTACCTCGAACTCCCCGGCTACGCCGAGGCACGCGACAAGGAGCTCTACCTCTCATGA
- a CDS encoding DEAD/DEAH box helicase family protein: MTGRRFTSAERVALYLAANANCATCDAELEPGWHGDHVTPYSAGGPTDVINGQALCPACNLKKGDRHMKLRPWQEDALARFLGSRDDFLAVATPGAGKTTFALIAAQNLIDRGVVSRIVVVVPTAHLRKQWAGAASRLGIQLDHDYTNGAGSLARDYDGTVVTYATVASQPLLWRKLSTQAPTLVILDEIHHAGDAEHLSWGRALQEAFAPAARRLLLSGTPFRSDKRPIPFVRYDGADCVPSYNYDYGMALQDRTVVRPVSFPVLDGDMRWSSAGVVSQALLSEAGDEQSKALLAAYDPAGSWISSVLQKANTDLTQAREEMPDAAGLVVASSQGHARRYAELLQQITGEPAVVAVSDDPEASKAIERFGKATSRWIVAVQMVAEGVDIPRLAIGVYTSRITTQMFFRQVVGRFVRMRGTEDMTTARLYIPSLDTLLDYARDIERTVDKVLAEEERQLRYQQEEFDLPREPRTFSEVMPVASSEATLHSTIFRAEEFTSDELQRARELAELAGIRSTTVEEVARLARLMGNRPAAEPEAAKASPAPRLPEMTRAEQKTQLRLRIRNLVARYVHASGVEYSQVHASLNKLCREKSINQATIATLEKRIELLTQWLVTA, translated from the coding sequence ATGACCGGACGCCGCTTTACGTCTGCCGAGCGCGTTGCCCTCTACCTCGCCGCGAACGCCAACTGCGCCACCTGTGACGCCGAACTCGAACCCGGCTGGCACGGCGACCACGTAACCCCCTACTCAGCCGGCGGACCCACCGACGTAATCAACGGCCAGGCCCTCTGCCCCGCTTGCAACCTCAAGAAAGGCGACCGCCACATGAAGCTCCGCCCCTGGCAGGAAGACGCTCTCGCCCGGTTCCTGGGCAGCCGCGACGACTTCCTGGCCGTCGCCACCCCGGGCGCCGGGAAGACGACGTTCGCGCTCATTGCCGCGCAGAACCTCATCGACCGCGGAGTGGTCAGCCGGATAGTGGTCGTCGTCCCGACCGCGCACCTCCGCAAGCAGTGGGCCGGAGCGGCAAGCCGCCTTGGTATTCAGCTGGACCACGACTACACCAACGGCGCGGGAAGCCTCGCCAGGGACTATGACGGCACCGTGGTCACTTACGCCACGGTCGCCTCGCAGCCCCTGCTGTGGCGCAAGCTGTCCACACAGGCGCCCACACTCGTCATCCTCGACGAGATCCACCACGCCGGAGATGCGGAGCACCTGTCATGGGGCCGCGCCCTGCAGGAAGCATTCGCGCCCGCTGCCCGTCGGCTGCTGCTCTCTGGCACGCCGTTCCGCTCGGACAAGCGACCCATCCCGTTCGTCCGCTACGACGGCGCCGACTGCGTCCCCTCCTACAACTACGACTACGGCATGGCCCTCCAGGACCGCACCGTCGTGCGGCCCGTGTCGTTCCCTGTACTGGACGGCGACATGCGATGGAGCAGCGCCGGAGTCGTCTCTCAGGCGCTGCTGTCCGAAGCCGGAGACGAGCAGTCCAAGGCGCTCCTCGCGGCCTACGACCCAGCTGGAAGTTGGATCTCGTCCGTCCTGCAGAAGGCCAACACCGACCTGACGCAGGCCCGCGAGGAGATGCCAGACGCCGCCGGCCTCGTCGTCGCCTCCAGCCAGGGCCACGCCCGCCGGTACGCAGAGCTCCTGCAGCAGATCACCGGCGAGCCCGCGGTCGTCGCTGTATCGGATGACCCGGAAGCGTCGAAGGCCATCGAGCGATTCGGGAAGGCGACGTCCCGCTGGATCGTCGCCGTGCAGATGGTTGCCGAGGGAGTCGACATCCCGCGCCTCGCGATCGGTGTCTACACCTCGCGGATCACCACACAGATGTTCTTCCGCCAGGTCGTCGGCCGTTTCGTCCGCATGCGGGGAACCGAGGACATGACGACCGCACGCCTCTACATCCCGTCACTGGACACGCTCCTCGACTACGCGCGCGACATCGAGCGCACTGTCGACAAGGTCCTCGCCGAGGAAGAGCGCCAGCTCCGCTACCAGCAGGAGGAGTTCGACCTGCCGCGTGAGCCGCGGACGTTCAGCGAGGTAATGCCGGTCGCATCGTCGGAAGCCACGCTCCACTCCACGATCTTCCGCGCTGAGGAGTTCACCTCGGACGAGTTGCAGCGGGCGCGGGAGCTCGCCGAGCTGGCTGGGATCCGGTCGACAACCGTAGAGGAAGTGGCGCGCCTGGCCCGGCTGATGGGCAACCGCCCGGCCGCCGAGCCCGAGGCCGCCAAGGCGTCGCCGGCTCCGCGGCTGCCGGAAATGACACGGGCCGAACAGAAGACCCAGCTGCGATTGAGGATCCGCAACCTTGTCGCCCGCTACGTGCATGCCTCCGGGGTCGAGTACTCGCAGGTGCACGCATCGCTGAACAAGCTCTGCCGCGAGAAGAGCATCAACCAGGCCACGATCGCGACGCTGGAGAAGCGTATCGAGCTGCTGACGCAGTGGCTGGTGACGGCATGA